A genomic window from Streptomyces sp. HUAS YS2 includes:
- the rsgA gene encoding ribosome small subunit-dependent GTPase A produces the protein MRRYGKHTDEDDIRQRPNPKGNRPRTNIRPKHEDAAEGMVLTVDRGRLTCLVDDRVVMAMKARELGRKAAVVGDRVQLVGDLSGKKDTLARIVRIGERRSVLRRTADDDDPFERVVVANADQLAIVTALADPEPRPRLIDRCLVAAYDGGLEPLLVLTKSDLAPPDELLELYGALGVPHVVTTRDEFVDGVAAQRVHEHLRGRTTAFVGHSGVGKTTLVNALVPADRRRTTGVVNAVTGRGRHTTTSALALPLNDEEGGWVIDTPGVRSFGLNHVDPSRVILAFPDLVPGTENCPRACSHDEPDCALDAYVAEGHADPARLYSLRRLLATRERREGD, from the coding sequence ATGCGGCGCTACGGGAAGCACACCGACGAGGACGACATCCGCCAACGGCCCAACCCCAAGGGCAACCGGCCCCGGACCAACATCCGTCCGAAGCATGAGGACGCCGCGGAGGGCATGGTCCTCACGGTGGACCGCGGGCGGCTGACCTGCCTGGTCGACGACCGGGTCGTCATGGCGATGAAGGCCCGTGAGCTGGGCCGCAAGGCCGCCGTCGTCGGGGACCGGGTCCAGCTGGTCGGCGACCTGTCCGGCAAGAAGGACACGCTGGCCCGGATCGTCCGCATCGGGGAGCGCCGCTCCGTCCTGCGGCGGACGGCCGACGACGACGACCCGTTCGAGCGCGTGGTCGTCGCCAACGCCGACCAGCTCGCGATCGTCACGGCGCTCGCCGACCCCGAGCCCCGACCCCGGCTGATCGACCGCTGTCTGGTCGCCGCGTACGACGGCGGTCTCGAACCGCTGCTCGTCCTCACCAAGTCGGACCTGGCCCCGCCGGACGAACTGCTGGAGCTGTACGGCGCGCTGGGTGTGCCGCACGTCGTGACCACGCGTGACGAGTTCGTGGACGGGGTCGCGGCCCAGCGGGTCCACGAGCACCTCAGGGGGCGGACCACCGCGTTCGTCGGGCACTCCGGTGTCGGCAAGACGACGCTGGTCAACGCCCTGGTCCCGGCCGACCGGCGGCGGACCACGGGTGTGGTCAACGCGGTGACCGGCCGCGGCCGGCACACCACCACGTCGGCGCTCGCCCTGCCGCTGAACGACGAGGAGGGCGGCTGGGTCATCGACACACCGGGTGTGCGTTCCTTCGGCCTGAACCACGTCGACCCGTCCCGGGTGATCCTCGCCTTCCCCGACCTCGTACCGGGGACGGAGAACTGCCCGCGCGCGTGCAGCCACGACGAGCCGGACTGCGCGCTGGACGCGTACGTGGCCGAGGGCCACGCCGACCCGGCCCGCCTCTACTCGCTGCGGCGACTGCTCGCCACTCGGGAACGACGCGAGGGCGACTGA
- a CDS encoding DMT family transporter, producing the protein MAWLLVVVAGLLETGFAVCLKLSHGFTRLWPTIAFAVFALGSFGLLTLALRKLDVGPAYAVWTGIGAAGTAIYGMIFLGDVVSTLKIVSISLVIAGVIGLQLSGSAH; encoded by the coding sequence ATGGCGTGGCTGCTGGTGGTGGTCGCCGGGCTCCTCGAAACGGGGTTCGCGGTGTGCCTCAAGCTCTCGCACGGCTTCACCCGGCTCTGGCCGACGATCGCCTTCGCCGTCTTCGCGCTCGGCAGCTTCGGACTGCTGACCCTCGCCCTGCGGAAGCTGGACGTGGGCCCGGCGTACGCGGTGTGGACGGGGATCGGCGCGGCGGGCACGGCGATCTACGGAATGATCTTCCTCGGGGACGTCGTCTCGACGCTCAAGATCGTGTCGATCTCGCTGGTGATCGCCGGGGTCATCGGTCTCCAACTGTCGGGCTCCGCCCACTGA
- a CDS encoding TetR/AcrR family transcriptional regulator, producing MPSAREALLNAALAALAGRPWSGVRMVDVAVAAGVSRQTLYNEFGSKEGLARALVRREADAYLRGVERILTDRPQGPYRPASDRPAPDRPLPERLASVAEWIVAEAADRPLLRALLTGSWSERLPAPRPARPGAFASGVPAQRRADAGTPAPAELVAATLAHADPRTAPSCELAVRLALSYIVAPGPQAVGQVVRAVLSGRSPTVGDR from the coding sequence ATGCCCTCAGCGCGAGAAGCCTTGCTGAACGCCGCCCTGGCGGCCCTCGCCGGCCGGCCCTGGTCCGGGGTCCGAATGGTCGATGTCGCCGTCGCCGCGGGGGTGTCCCGCCAGACGCTCTACAACGAGTTCGGCAGCAAGGAGGGGCTGGCCCGCGCCCTGGTCCGGCGCGAGGCGGACGCGTACCTGCGCGGCGTCGAGCGCATCCTCACCGACCGGCCGCAGGGCCCGTACCGCCCCGCCTCCGATCGCCCCGCCCCCGACCGCCCCCTGCCGGAGCGGCTCGCCTCCGTCGCCGAGTGGATCGTCGCCGAGGCCGCCGACCGTCCGCTGCTGCGCGCCCTGCTCACCGGCAGTTGGAGCGAACGGCTCCCCGCGCCCCGCCCGGCCCGGCCCGGCGCGTTCGCCTCCGGGGTCCCCGCCCAGCGTCGGGCCGACGCCGGCACCCCCGCTCCTGCCGAACTGGTCGCGGCGACGCTGGCCCACGCGGACCCGCGCACCGCCCCGTCCTGCGAACTCGCGGTCCGGCTCGCGCTCTCCTACATCGTCGCGCCCGGCCCCCAGGCCGTCGGTCAGGTGGTGCGTGCCGTCCTCAGTGGGCGGAGCCCGACAGTTGGAGACCGATGA
- the hisN gene encoding histidinol-phosphatase: protein MADYHDDLRLAHVLADAADAATMDRFKALDLEVETKPDMTPVSEADKAAEELIRGQLQRARPRDAVLGEEYGVEGSGPRRWVIDPIDGTKNYVRGVPVWATLIALMEAGETGFQPVVGVVSAPALGRRWWAAKGLGAYTGRSLSSATRIGVSKVAELSDASFAYSSLSGWEEQGRLDGFLDLTRACWRTRAYGDFWPYMLVAEGAVDICAEPELSLWDMAATAIVVQEAGGTFTGLDGRHGPHSGNAAASNGLLHGELLSYLNQK, encoded by the coding sequence ATGGCCGATTACCACGACGATCTGCGTCTCGCCCATGTCCTCGCGGACGCCGCGGACGCCGCCACCATGGACCGGTTCAAGGCGCTCGACCTGGAGGTCGAGACCAAGCCGGACATGACGCCGGTGAGCGAGGCGGACAAGGCCGCCGAGGAACTGATCCGCGGCCAGCTCCAGCGCGCACGGCCCCGCGACGCGGTGCTCGGCGAGGAGTACGGCGTGGAGGGCTCGGGCCCCCGGCGCTGGGTGATCGACCCGATCGACGGCACGAAGAACTACGTCCGCGGGGTGCCCGTCTGGGCGACGCTGATCGCGCTGATGGAGGCCGGCGAGACCGGGTTCCAGCCGGTGGTGGGCGTGGTGTCCGCACCGGCGCTGGGCCGCCGGTGGTGGGCGGCGAAGGGCCTGGGCGCGTACACCGGCCGGAGCCTGTCGTCGGCGACCCGGATCGGGGTCTCGAAGGTGGCGGAGCTGTCGGACGCGTCGTTCGCGTACTCGTCGCTGAGCGGCTGGGAGGAGCAGGGCCGGCTCGACGGCTTCCTGGACCTGACCCGTGCGTGCTGGCGCACCCGGGCGTACGGCGACTTCTGGCCGTACATGCTGGTGGCCGAGGGCGCGGTGGACATCTGCGCGGAGCCGGAGCTGTCCCTGTGGGACATGGCGGCGACGGCGATCGTCGTCCAGGAGGCGGGTGGCACCTTCACCGGCCTCGACGGCCGCCACGGCCCCCACAGCGGAAACGCCGCGGCGTCGAACGGCCTGCTGCACGGCGAACTGCTGAGTTACCTGAACCAGAAGTAG
- a CDS encoding CBS domain-containing protein produces MLVRDAMSTVILTIGPTHTLRQAARLMAARRIGAAVVMDADHSGIGILTERDILVSLGSDQDPDHETAGSHTTTDVVFAAPGWTLEEAAEAMTRGGFRHLIVLDDHGGPMGIVSVRDIIRCWAPALRHEGTLAR; encoded by the coding sequence ATGCTCGTCCGTGACGCCATGAGCACCGTGATCCTGACCATCGGCCCCACCCACACCCTCCGACAGGCCGCCCGACTGATGGCGGCCCGCCGTATCGGCGCGGCCGTCGTGATGGACGCCGACCACAGCGGAATCGGCATTCTGACCGAGCGCGACATCCTCGTTTCCCTCGGCTCCGACCAGGACCCCGACCACGAGACCGCCGGCTCCCACACCACCACCGACGTCGTCTTCGCCGCACCCGGCTGGACCCTCGAGGAGGCCGCGGAGGCCATGACTCGCGGCGGCTTCCGCCATCTCATCGTCCTGGACGACCACGGCGGCCCCATGGGCATCGTGTCGGTCCGCGACATCATCCGCTGCTGGGCCCCCGCACTCCGGCACGAAGGGACGCTGGCCCGCTGA
- a CDS encoding Fur family transcriptional regulator, translating into MSDLLERLRGRGWRMTAQRRVVAEVLDGDHVHLTADEVHARAVQKLPEISRATVYNTLGEMVSLGEVMEVATDHRAKRYDPNAHRPHQHLVCARCGAIRDVQPAGNPLADLPDSERFGFTISNVEVTYRGICPDCASA; encoded by the coding sequence ATGAGTGACCTGTTGGAACGACTGCGCGGCCGCGGCTGGCGGATGACCGCGCAGCGGCGTGTCGTGGCCGAAGTCCTCGACGGGGACCACGTCCACCTGACCGCCGACGAGGTCCACGCCCGCGCCGTGCAGAAGCTGCCGGAGATCTCGCGGGCGACCGTGTACAACACGCTGGGCGAGATGGTCTCGCTCGGCGAGGTCATGGAAGTCGCCACGGACCACCGTGCGAAGCGCTACGACCCGAACGCACACCGCCCGCACCAGCACCTGGTGTGCGCGCGCTGCGGCGCGATCCGCGACGTGCAGCCGGCCGGCAACCCGCTGGCCGACCTGCCGGACTCGGAGCGCTTCGGTTTCACGATCTCGAACGTCGAGGTCACGTACCGAGGCATCTGCCCGGACTGCGCGAGCGCGTAG
- a CDS encoding tetratricopeptide repeat protein codes for MDTAEPVAAVEEAVPGVEAVEYTDTAETEARHRRAAESGDTASMSVLGALLLRRGDLDGAEPYLRGATAEGDRAAANNLGVLLHQRGYADEAAGWWRIAAVAGSAAAAHALGRHHRERGDEPAAEYWLRQSAEQGHALGAYALADLLEHRSDVGAERWLRVAAEQGHREAAYRLARALDKRAAESAGHPVTDGPARRRPRDASAYATGTGRSAREALVYETGARLRAAREGDPAPEGAAEPGGALAEAEQWYRQAAARGHRRAALHLGAILERRGELKEAGRWYLNSAKDGEPKAACALGFLLRDAGDEESAAVWWLRAAQDGDGNAANALGALHAARGEQQTAERWYRAAMDAGDVNGAYNLGLLCAAQERIPQAEQWYRRAAYAGHREAANALAVLLLQAGDSNGAEPWFSKAAEAGSVDAAFNLGIIHAGRDDDRAALTWYERAAAAGHTEAALQVGMACLRDGDEQTAERHLRCAAGGGSAEAAYRLATVLDARRPEPGPPALGAPRAEKTECEEWYERAAEQGHRRAQVRVGMLAAARGDVADAAHWYREAAEAGSRNGAFNLGLLLAREGNEREAALWWTRAAHAGHGRAALRLGLLAARRGELTEGRRWCARAVELGPEEVAERAARLSEALHQELTA; via the coding sequence ATGGACACGGCCGAGCCGGTGGCGGCCGTGGAGGAGGCCGTGCCGGGCGTCGAGGCCGTCGAGTACACGGACACCGCCGAGACCGAGGCGCGCCACCGGCGTGCCGCCGAGAGCGGGGACACCGCCTCGATGAGCGTCCTGGGCGCGCTGCTGCTGCGCCGCGGCGACCTCGACGGCGCCGAGCCGTACCTGCGCGGCGCCACCGCGGAGGGCGACCGGGCCGCCGCCAACAACCTCGGCGTCCTGCTGCACCAGCGCGGCTACGCCGACGAGGCCGCCGGCTGGTGGCGGATCGCCGCCGTCGCAGGCTCCGCCGCCGCCGCGCACGCCCTCGGCCGCCACCACCGCGAGCGCGGCGACGAGCCCGCCGCCGAGTACTGGCTGCGCCAGTCCGCCGAGCAGGGCCACGCCCTGGGCGCGTACGCCCTGGCCGACCTCCTCGAGCACCGCAGCGACGTCGGCGCCGAGCGCTGGCTGCGGGTCGCCGCCGAGCAGGGTCACCGCGAGGCCGCGTACCGGCTCGCCCGCGCCCTCGACAAGCGTGCCGCGGAGAGCGCCGGCCACCCCGTGACCGACGGCCCGGCCCGCCGCCGCCCGCGCGACGCCTCCGCGTACGCCACTGGCACCGGCCGCTCCGCCCGCGAGGCGCTCGTCTACGAGACGGGCGCCCGCCTCCGCGCGGCCCGCGAAGGCGACCCCGCCCCGGAGGGCGCCGCCGAGCCCGGCGGCGCGCTCGCCGAGGCCGAGCAGTGGTACCGCCAGGCCGCCGCGCGCGGACACCGGCGCGCCGCGCTGCACCTGGGCGCGATCCTGGAGAGGCGTGGTGAGCTCAAGGAGGCCGGCCGCTGGTACCTGAACTCCGCCAAGGACGGCGAGCCCAAGGCGGCCTGCGCGCTGGGGTTCCTGCTGCGCGACGCCGGCGACGAGGAGAGCGCCGCCGTGTGGTGGCTGCGCGCCGCCCAGGACGGCGACGGCAACGCCGCCAACGCGCTCGGCGCGCTGCACGCCGCCCGCGGCGAGCAGCAGACCGCCGAGCGCTGGTACCGCGCCGCCATGGACGCGGGCGACGTGAACGGGGCGTACAACCTCGGGCTGCTCTGTGCCGCCCAGGAGCGCATCCCGCAGGCCGAGCAGTGGTACCGGCGCGCCGCGTACGCCGGTCACCGCGAGGCCGCGAACGCGCTCGCCGTACTCCTGCTCCAGGCCGGCGACTCCAACGGAGCGGAGCCCTGGTTCTCCAAGGCCGCCGAGGCCGGCAGCGTGGACGCCGCCTTCAACCTGGGCATCATCCACGCCGGCCGGGACGACGACCGCGCCGCGCTGACCTGGTACGAGCGGGCCGCGGCCGCCGGGCACACCGAGGCCGCGCTCCAGGTCGGCATGGCCTGCCTGCGCGACGGCGACGAGCAGACCGCCGAGCGCCACCTGCGGTGCGCGGCGGGCGGCGGCAGCGCGGAGGCGGCGTACCGGCTCGCCACGGTCCTGGACGCCCGCCGCCCGGAGCCCGGCCCGCCGGCGCTCGGGGCGCCGCGCGCCGAGAAGACCGAGTGCGAGGAGTGGTACGAGCGCGCCGCAGAGCAGGGGCACCGCCGCGCCCAGGTGCGGGTCGGCATGCTGGCCGCCGCGCGCGGCGACGTCGCGGACGCCGCCCACTGGTACCGCGAGGCGGCCGAGGCGGGCAGCCGCAACGGCGCGTTCAACCTCGGGCTGCTGCTCGCCCGCGAGGGCAACGAGCGGGAGGCCGCTCTGTGGTGGACCCGCGCCGCGCACGCCGGGCACGGCCGCGCCGCGCTGCGGCTCGGGCTGCTCGCGGCGCGCCGCGGCGAGCTGACCGAGGGCCGCCGCTGGTGCGCCCGCGCGGTCGAGCTGGGTCCGGAAGAGGTGGCGGAGCGGGCCGCCCGGCTGAGCGAGGCGCTCCACCAGGAGCTCACCGCTTAA